One endosymbiont 'TC1' of Trimyema compressum genomic window, GTAAAACACCTACAGTGGTAACACCGCCGGTATGAAGCGCTTCTTTAAACCCCATATCAAAATATCGAATACCATAATGGGCTTCAATCCAAGGAGTCACTAAGTTAGTCCCTTCATTTAAAAGCTCTCTACTATAGACCTCTTCATATAAACCCAAATGAGTATGGGGATCAACAAAGCCTGGTAAAATTTGCTCTCCATTTTCATACAGATAACGCCTGCAATGACTTGGAATTACCAAGCTTTCTCCCACTGCAATAATTTTTCCATTTTCAATTAATAGAACTCCATTTTCAAGAATTTTTTGGGGATTTACCCAAATTTCACCTTCAATACTAATCATTTTAACCTCTATTTTCTCATATAAACTCTAGGAATTCTCTCACTAATTGAACAATAAACTTCATAAGGTATAGTTCCTAAAATATCGGCAAAAGTTTCAACAGGATTATCCTCTCCATAAAGAATAACCTCATCTTTTACTTTTACATTAGGAATATCTGTAACATCTAGCATTAATTGATCCATACAAACATTACCAATAATTTTAGCTTTCTGTCCATGAACTAAAAAACAGCCTTTGTTCGATAGTTGCCTTGAAATACCATCAGCATAACCAATAGGTAAAACAGCAACTTTAGTTTTTCTTTCTGTTACAAAAGTGCCTTCATAACTTATAGGCTCTCCTTTTTCCATAGTTTTAATTTGAACAATCTTGCCCTTTAAAGTTAAAGGTTTTTTTAATTTCAGCTTATTCGCATAGGAATGATTCGTTGAAAAGGAGCCATACAGTAAAATCCCAGCTCTAACCATTTGAAAATGAGTTTCTGGCATTTCTATTAAAGTAGCACTATTAGCTAAATGCTTTGTAAGGGGTTTTTCTAAAATTGCTTCTAGTTGTTCAGCAAAAATCTTAAAACGTTCTAGCTGTTTTTGGCTATAGCTTAAATCCTCGCAACCACCATTAGCCATATGGGAAAAAATTCCTTCCACTTCTAAGTATTCTAAACTTTTCATTTCTTCAATAGCCTTAATAGTCTCTTTATTATCAGAAAAACCTAGACGATTCATACCTGTTTCAATTTTCAAATGAACCTTCCCTTTTTTATTCATTTTTTTACCAATATTATTAAGGGCTATAGCTTGTTCTAAAGTAAAAATTGTTTGGGTAATATTGTTTTCAATTAGCCAAGGATACTCCATTTCATCTGTATAGCCTAAAACTAAAATGGGTTTGCCAATACCACCTTCTCTTAAGGCAATACCTTCCCCCATTAATGCTACACCAAACCCATCCACATCATTTTCTATAGCGAAACTCAATGGGCTGGCGCCATGACCATATCCATTGGCTTTAATAATAGCCATAATCCCTACAGAAGGAGCTAATATTTTCTTTATTTCCCTCACATTATGTTCTACACTATTTAAATCTATTTCTGCCCAAACAGCACGCATTCTACATTTACTCCTTTATTTTCTCTAATAATTTATTATCATCTTTTATCTCACAAATAGCCTTAATTGCATTAGGTAAATAATCAATAATATCTAAGGCTGATAGAGAAAACTCACCTAAATCTTGAGCACCATAATCACCACTTAGTCCATGAAGAAAAGCCCCTACCCGTGCCCCTTCATAGGCTTCCAGTCCTTGAGCAATTAAACTGCCAATAATTCCTGATAAAACATCACCGCTACCTGCCGTTGCCATTCCAGGATTACCAGTTAAATTAACAGTCACTGAATTACCATCTGTAATAATTGTTTTGTTGCCTTTTAAAACTGTTACACAATCCCAAACTCTACTACATTCTTTAGTAACGGCTATTCGACTGGCATTAACTGATTCAACATCGAAATCCATTAAAAATGCCATTTCTTTTGGATGAGGCGTAACCACTAAAGGTCCCCTTATCCACTGTCTTTTAATAATACCTTGTTTTAATAAATGAAGACCATCTGCATCAATTAAAACAGGTCCATCATATAATAATAAAGGCGCTCTTAAATCAAAATCTAGACAATCGCCTAAACCAGGACCAATAACAACAACATCTGTTTTTTTATTTAAAAAATTTTGCCAAGAAGATAACATAAGCTCAGGTTCTCTACCAAGAGCACTTGTTAACGCCTCTTCTTCCACCCAAAGGGTAACTAAACCACCGCCAGTTTTTAAAGCACTTTTACCTGCCATTAATGAGGCTCCAACCATTGTTTTAGCCCCTCCTAAAATACCAATATGACCATAGGTACCTTTATGAGTGTTTAATTTTCTCTTTAGAAAATATTTTTTAACTTCTCTTTTCTTTAAATAAGAAAGAACATGAGTCTCCGGTGGTTTTAAATTTGGGTCAAAAGAAATCTTACCCACTAAAACCTCTCCTAAATTATCACTTAAGATATGAGCCCATTTAGGATATGCAAAAGTAACTGTCAAATCACTTTCAAAAAATAAATCACCTTTTCCAGTATTTCCATTGATTCCTGAAGGGATATCAACTGCAACTTTAAACCCTTCCCTATTATTAATTTGTTCAATTAAAACAGCTTCACTTTCACTTAAACTGCCCTTAAAACCAGTCCCAAACAAACCATCAATAAAAACAGTCCCTTGATTGAAATGCTTTTCTCCAAAACCTTCTAACTGATTATAGCTGTAAAAAGGAATATTCATTTTCATTGCTATGGCCTTTTGTAGCTGACACTCTTCACTTACAATTTTAGCATTGCCAGATACATAACAGGAAACCTCTATTCCTAACGTATGTAATAAACGGGCAATAGCAATACCATCTCCCCCATTATTTCCTGAACCAGCTAAAATGATAACTTTTTGGTTTTTAAGGTTGATTCTCTCGCAAATAGCCTCAACAACTCTCAATGCTGCTTCTTCCATTAATACCATTGAAGGTATACCATAGGATTCAATCATCTCATTATCTAACTGTCCCATGGCTTTGTTACTGATGGCTTCCATTAGGCACCTCCTATTACAAAGGCAATAGCGTAGCCTCTTTCGTGACTAATAGAAACCTGCCATTCCTTAATATTTTTTTCTTCCATTATTTCTTTACAAAGACCACGAAGCAAAATAAAAGGACTTTCATCTTCATCCTTTAAGACTTCAATTTCATTAAGCAATTTTATAGAGCCCTTTTTCAGCACCTTTAAAACACTTTCTTTAACTGCAAATCTTGCAGCTAAAAAAGGAAGAGGATCCTGATGTTTCAAAGCATACCTCAGTTCCTTTTCCGTAAATGTTTTATTTCTTAAAGATTGGCGTTCTAAATAGGGTTTCATTCTACTAACTTTGACAATATCTGCCCCTATGGCAATAACATTCATTCTCTCCACCTAACTTACTTCTATTTTACCATAAACATTCTCTTCTTTAAAGAAAAAGGAGATGTCCGTTAGTTTTTAACCATTCTCTTTTCAGCTTATAATCAGGCATAAATCCTTCCACAGCCTTCCAAAAAACCAGTCTATGATTGGCTTCAATTAAATGACACATTTCGTGAACAAAAACATATTCAAAAACTTCAATGGGTCCTTTCATCAACTGAATATTTAAATGAATTAACCCTGTAGGTGTACAGGTCCCCCAAACAGATTTTTGTCTTCTCATTTTAATAGAAATCGGCTTTTTTCAAATAGAGGATACCATTTTTCTTTCATTTTCTCAATCCATTCAACACCCTTTGCTCTATAAAATTTTTCCAAAGCCAATTTTTCATTGGATCTATCTTTTAGATAAATAGTCACTCTTGTAGCTCCAACTTCAATACCCTCTTTTTTAACGCTTTGATATATGCTTTTTCATAGCCATCTCCAAGATAATAAAAAGCATTTTCCTTTATAAATTCTGCTTCTTCTTTTTTCCGCTTTTCAATAATAGTTAATTGGCTTTCAATCCAATCCTCTTGTTCCAGCAAATAGGCATTAATTTCTTTTTGGTTTAAAAAAGAAGGAGCTGAAACCAAAACACTGCCATCATTTGAAACCTGTACACCGAGGTTACGTCGACGTCTACTTTTTGTAATTGTATATGTAATATTTTTAATCATTTTGATTCCTTATACTATCTCGGATTTCTCTCAATCTTGGACATATACTAAAAAAGTAGACAGGAAAAAGTGAAACATGTTTTAAATAAGTAGACACATAAGAAAGGATAAAATTATGAATAATTACAAGAAATACGATGAAGAATTTAAAAAAAGTATTGTTAATTTACACCAAAACGGTAAAACTCAATCCCAACTTTCTAAAGAATATGGTGTCTCCATGTCTGCTTTACACAAGTGGATTAAACTTTATTCTCAGGTTAGAATTGATGATGATACTATTCTAACCGCTAAGCAGATTAAGGATCTTCAAAAGCGTAATGCTCGACTCTAGGAGGAAAATATCATTTTAAAAAAAGCAATTGCCATATTCACGCCTCACTCAGACAAAGATTAATGGCTGTTCATACCCTTCGTTTTCAGCACGCTATCTCTTTTCTTTGTCATGTCCTTAAAGTGAACCGCAGCTCCTATTACAAATACTTTTCGGAAAAACTTTCTCCTAGAACTATTGAGAATTAAAAACTCCGTCAGCTTATTCTCGGAGATTTGTCATCTTACTAAGAGACGTATTGGCCCATCTAAGATTAAGGCTCTTCTTTCCTATGACTATGGCATCAACATCAGTATTGGTAGAGC contains:
- the alr gene encoding alanine racemase; the protein is MRAVWAEIDLNSVEHNVREIKKILAPSVGIMAIIKANGYGHGASPLSFAIENDVDGFGVALMGEGIALREGGIGKPILVLGYTDEMEYPWLIENNITQTIFTLEQAIALNNIGKKMNKKGKVHLKIETGMNRLGFSDNKETIKAIEEMKSLEYLEVEGIFSHMANGGCEDLSYSQKQLERFKIFAEQLEAILEKPLTKHLANSATLIEMPETHFQMVRAGILLYGSFSTNHSYANKLKLKKPLTLKGKIVQIKTMEKGEPISYEGTFVTERKTKVAVLPIGYADGISRQLSNKGCFLVHGQKAKIIGNVCMDQLMLDVTDIPNVKVKDEVILYGEDNPVETFADILGTIPYEVYCSISERIPRVYMRK
- a CDS encoding NAD(P)H-hydrate dehydratase, producing MEAISNKAMGQLDNEMIESYGIPSMVLMEEAALRVVEAICERINLKNQKVIILAGSGNNGGDGIAIARLLHTLGIEVSCYVSGNAKIVSEECQLQKAIAMKMNIPFYSYNQLEGFGEKHFNQGTVFIDGLFGTGFKGSLSESEAVLIEQINNREGFKVAVDIPSGINGNTGKGDLFFESDLTVTFAYPKWAHILSDNLGEVLVGKISFDPNLKPPETHVLSYLKKREVKKYFLKRKLNTHKGTYGHIGILGGAKTMVGASLMAGKSALKTGGGLVTLWVEEEALTSALGREPELMLSSWQNFLNKKTDVVVIGPGLGDCLDFDLRAPLLLYDGPVLIDADGLHLLKQGIIKRQWIRGPLVVTPHPKEMAFLMDFDVESVNASRIAVTKECSRVWDCVTVLKGNKTIITDGNSVTVNLTGNPGMATAGSGDVLSGIIGSLIAQGLEAYEGARVGAFLHGLSGDYGAQDLGEFSLSALDIIDYLPNAIKAICEIKDDNKLLEKIKE
- the acpS gene encoding holo-ACP synthase codes for the protein MNVIAIGADIVKVSRMKPYLERQSLRNKTFTEKELRYALKHQDPLPFLAARFAVKESVLKVLKKGSIKLLNEIEVLKDEDESPFILLRGLCKEIMEEKNIKEWQVSISHERGYAIAFVIGGA
- a CDS encoding M48 family metallopeptidase, whose amino-acid sequence is MRRQKSVWGTCTPTGLIHLNIQLMKGPIEVFEYVFVHEMCHLIEANHRLVFWKAVEGFMPDYKLKREWLKTNGHLLFL
- a CDS encoding YgjP-like metallopeptidase domain-containing protein, yielding MIKNITYTITKSRRRRNLGVQVSNDGSVLVSAPSFLNQKEINAYLLEQEDWIESQLTIIEKRKKEEAEFIKENAFYYLGDGYEKAYIKALKKRVLKLELQE